The DNA region ATCCCAAACGTAATGGTTGCTCAAAGCAAAGGTAACATCGGTAATGTGATCTGTTTTAAATTTCCAGGTGTTCCACTCTTTTTGTGCAGTTACCTTGCCTTCTTTTAATTCTTGCGCTGTAGCGATGTGGATAACGCCATCGGTATTGTACGATTTTTTTAAACGCTCGGAAATTTGAGGCTGTAAAACTTCATCGGGGTTCAAAAAATCGCCTGTAGCATAAACTACGTAGTTTTTTGGAGCCTTGACAGAAAAAACATAGTCATTAAAATCGTTATAAAACTCAGCCCTGTCGGTATGCGGAATTCTGTCCCATCCGTTGTAGTCATCGTAAACTGAAATTCGCGGATAACTGTAAGCCACAAAAAATGAGTTCGGGTCGATCTGTCCTTCGCGGCCACTTTCTTTCGATAATGGGTAATCCCAATCGATTTTGACGGTAATCTTTGATTTTGGATTCAGCGGTTTTTTTAAGCGTACGTTGCCAACCGTTCCCCAGTTTTTGCTGTCCACTTGATAGGTTTCGCCATCTACCGAAAACGAGGAAATGTTCAAGCCTGTTGATAAGAAATCTTCGCTTACAGCTCCGCCACGTGGTGATGTTGGCTTATGCAAATTATTTACAAAACGAATGGCAAGTGTTTTTAAGGTATCATTACTGTTATTGCTGTAAACAATTTCCTCTTGTCCGCTCACTACCTTGGTTTCGGCATCAACTTTTATATCCATGTTGTAACGGCCATGGTTTTGCCAATAATTGGGACCGGGTTTTCCGCTCATAGATCGCGTTCCTTTTTGATAGGCCGCCTTAATATTTCGCGGCATATAAAGTTCCTGCGCCGAAACGGTGTAACCGCCTAAAGCAATTAGCAAGGCAATAGAAAGTATTTTTTTCATTTTTTACTGAATAATTTGCGCTAAAAGTAAAAATAATGAGTGAATTATAGAATATATCGAACATTGTGGATAAATAATTGGATAGGCATAAGCATAAGCGGGACGCTTGCGCCAGCGAGGTACAAAAGTGCTGTTCGTCCTTAAATCATAAAAAATCCTGTGTATTTATTTGCTTTTGTAATTTACACAATTTATCTTCGTTATAATTGAAGCAAGACTATGTAGCAAACCAACTATGTAGTCTTGTTTGTTTTTTATAGCGTTTGAAACAAAATTAATAGAGCAATGACAGAGGTAACGTACTACACACAAGAGGGGTTAGATAAATTAAAAGAGGAAGTTCATTATCTAACTACGACTGGCCGTCAGCTGATATCTAAAGCAATTGCTGAGGCAAGAGATAAGGGCGATTTGTCGGAAAATGCAGAATATGATGCCGCTAAGGAGGCGCAAGGTTTGCACGAGGCGAAAATTGCCAAATTGAAAAATACATTGGCTAATGCACGACTGATTGATGAGTCGAAATTAGATTTGTCGAAAGTGCTGGCTTTGTCGATCGTAAAGATCAAGAATGTTAAAAACGGTGCAACGATGACGTATCAATTGGTTGCCGAAAGTGAGGCTGATTTAAAAACGGGAAAAATCTCTGTTAAGTCGCCAATAGCACAGGGATTGCTCGGTAAATCAGTTGGCGAATTTGCCGAAATTGAAGTGCCTGCAGGCAAAATGCAATTCGAAGTATTAGAAATTTCGAGATAAGCAAGAGCGGTGTAAGGTTGAGGGTATAGGCGTAAGGCCAAATTTCGTAAATTGTAAACGCCTCACCTTTACCTCTTATGGTAATCTTTTATAATAAACAAAGACTTTTAGTTGGGCGTAATGCTTTAGCTCCCGCCTTTAGCCCTAAACCTTACACCTTTTAACCTTACACCTTAAATGACTATCTTTTCGAAAATTGTTGCCGGAGAAATAAATGCCCATGTTGTAGCGGAAACCGTGGAGTATTTAGCTTTTTTAGATATTCAGCCGTTAACAGCCGGGCATGTATTAGTGATCCCTAAAATCGAGGTCGATTATATTTTCGATATGGATGAGGATCTGTATGTTGGGCTGTGGATGTTTGCCAAAATTGTAGCTAAGGGATTAAAAACCGCTTTCCCCTGCGAAAAAGTTGGCGTTTCTGTGGTGGGATTGGAAGTTCCGCATGCGCATATACATCTGATTCCGATGAACCATGTAAACGATATGAATTTCAGTAAGGAAAAGCTTAAACCTACCGAAGAGGAGTTGGCCGAAGCTGCTGAAAAAATCAGGCAAGCGCTGTTGGAAGAATAATATCGGCATCGAATCGATCATGTACTTATCAAACAGAGTTGGCCGGTACTGTCAGCAGGAACTGTCTGGCTTCGCTCAGACAAACTCCCTCCAAGCCCTTTAATTTAGTATTTGCTTTAGTGAACACCTTACTGTGAACTTGCATAGGTCGAATCAATTGTTTAAATTTGGTTATGAGGCCACGATTGTATTTTGATACTTCAGTGTTTGGCGGAATCTATGATATTGAATTTCAGCAGCAAACCGAAAAGTTATTTGCAATGGTCAAATGTGGTGAGGTCATTTGTGTATACTCAGATCTGACGGAGTTTGAGCTGCAAAACGCACCGAAAAGGTTAAGGAATATTTCGTTGATTTGGATAAAGAAACTGTCGAATATGTCGAAATCACAGAGGAAATCAACTCCTTGGCAGAAAATTATATCAATGAAAAGGTCGTTGGGCCAACTAGCATCGACGATTGTCGGCATATTGCTTGTGCCACGATAAATAAGGTTGATTACTTGGTAAGTTGGAATTTTAAACACATAGTAAACGTATTCCGCATCCGAGGCTATAACTCGATTAACATTAAAAATGGTTATATACAGTTAGATATACGTTCACCAAAAGAGATCATTGAAAATGAATGATAAAAACGAAAAAAAAGAAAAAAGTTTTGACACAGTCAAATTTTTTCGGACGGTAAAAGAGAAAATAGCAAAAGAAACTGAGGGGATGACTTTTGCAGAGTTTAAAGCATACCTTAACGAACGTAACTTGAAAGTTGAAAGGTGATCAAATTAAATGCTCTTGTTTAATGATAAAATGAACCTCACATCACAAATAGGTGATGTAGATTACCACAACCGATAAAAAATCGATTTCGTAACGACAGCGAAATAGCTACTTTTTCAAATATGGGTTTTGGTTTGGCAGCGGAACAAAATCCGTTTCGCCTGGCACAGACTTGAACTTTTGCTCCAACCAATTTTGCTTGGCTTTTTCTATCAATTCCTTTTCTGACGCTACAAAGTTCCAGTAAATAAACCTCTCTTCGGGAAACGGGTTTCCGCCGAAAATATAAACCGTTGTGTTTTCGAGCATCGTAAATTCGCAGAGTTTGGCATCGTTGGCAATTAATATCAATCGCGGTTCAAACAGGTGACCATCGCTTTCAATCCCGCCCTCCAAAATGTAAAGTGCACTTTCGCCAAAAAGATTATCGCCAATGTTCAGTTTTTGCCTTTCTGTGCTCTTAATCTCTAAAAAATAAAGCGGACAGTAAACGGGAACAGGCGATTTTTTCCCGAAAGCCTCACCGGCAATTAGCTTGATACTTACGTTGTCTTGTTCCCAGCTTGGTATATCTTGATCGTCGACATGAAAAAACTCGGGTTCCATTTGCTCCAAAGCCTTTGGCAGTGCCACCCAAATTTGTAAGCCGTGCAACAATTTATCGGTATGTCGCAAATATTCCGGCGTTCTTTCAGAATGAACTATTCCACTTCCCGAAGTCATCCAGTTTACCTGACCGGGTTTAATGATTACATCCGTTCCCAAACTATCTTTATGTTCAATTTCTCCCTCAAAAAGAAACGTTAAGGTCGATAAGCCAATATGCGGGTGCGGAGGGACGTCTAAATTTTCATGGTCGTTCATTGCTGCCGGCCCCATGTGGTCGATAAAGGCGAAAGGCCCAACCATACGTTTTTCTCTAAATGGCAGTAGCCTGCCAACCATAAAGTTGCCAATGTTTGCTGGTCTTTCTTCGATAATGAGGGAAATATTCGACATGGAATTTTGGGTTGTTTGAAAGTGTGAATTTAAGGAAAATCTTTATAAAAATCGTCATTGCGAGGCACGAAGCAATCTCATGTGATAGATTGCTTCGTGCCTCGCAATGACGAACGGGATATAAAAAAAGCATCCCTTTCGGGATGCTTTTAAATTGCAAATAAAGAATGAAAAATTATACCAATTCTGCCAAAGCCTCTTTGCTAAAGCCTTTTAATTCGTCGGTACGGTTGTTCTTAATTTTTTCTACCCAGTTCGGGTCAGCTAAAAGCGGACGACCAACAGCAACAAGGTCGAAATCGCCACGATCCATCCGGCGTACCAGTTCATCGAGCGAGCTTGGTTGAGAGCTTTGGCCAGCAAAAGCACCAAAGAAATCGCCGTCGAGCCCAACCGAACCCACCGAGATGGTTGCTTTGCCAGTTACTTTTTTGGCCCAGCCTGCAAAGTTCAAATCAGAACCTTCAAACTCTGGCTCCCAGAAACGGCGTTGCGAACAGTGGAAAATGTCAACACCAGCATCTGCAAGCGGCGTTAACCATTGCTCCATTTCAGTTTCATTTTTGGCCAGTTTAAAATCGTAGGCCGCTGGCTTAAATTGCGATAAGCGAATAATAAGCGCAAAATCGTCTCCAACGCGTTTGCGTACTTCTTTAATTACCTCAACGGCGAAACGTGTACGCTCGGCCAATGTTTTGCCACCATAAATATCGGTGCGATTGTTGGTGCCGTCCCAAAAAAATTGGTCGATCAGGTATTGATGTGCACCATGAATTTCTACAGTATCGAAACCTAAGGCTTTTGCATCAGCAGCTGCCTGACCAAATGCGGCAATGGTGTCGGCAATGGCAGCATCGTTCATGGCAACGCCGTTTTCAAAACCGGGCTTGTTAAGAGATGATGGCCCTTCGAACGGGGTGCCTGGCAACCACCCAGATGGGTGATTTTCCATAATACCCTGATGCCAAATCTGTGGACCCATTTGCCCGCCTGCGGTATGAACGCTATTAATTACTTTTTGCCAAGCGGCCAACGCCTGTTCGCCATAAAAGTGCGGGATATTTGGATCGGCCGAAGAGGATGGGCGATTGATTACGGTGCCTTCTGATAAGATCAGGCCAACCTGACCTGCAGCTCTTTTTGCATAATAGGCAGCTACATCATCGGTAGGGATGCCATCAGGCGAAAACGACCGCGTCATAGGCGCCATAACAATTCTGTTTTTCGTGTTCAATGTTTTTAAGCTGAAAGGCTTAAATAAACTATCTGTGTTCATATTTTTCAATTTTTATAATTCTGTAGTAATAATTTCGTTCAGTTTTTTCAACCCCGCTTCGTTGCGTTTGTAGTACGTCCATTGCCCCACGCGGGTTGCAGATACCAAATCGGCTCTTTGTAAAATGGCAAGGTATTCGGAAATGGTGCTTTGAGATAAGCCGGCTTTTGTTTGGATTTGACCTACACAAACACCAACGTTTTCGAAATCGGCATTGGGCTGTTCCGGGAAATTTTCTGCAGGCTGTTTCAGCCAGTTTAAAATCTGTAAACGCGTTTTGTTTGATAAGGCTTTAAAAACTTCTACTTGATCCATGCTGCAAATATATATCGACTTTTCCCGATATGCCAATTATGAAGCTAAAGATTACAATGGTGTGTAAAACGGATTAAGCGTTAAGTAGACGTTTAAAATTGTACGATTTGTGGCGATTTTGTTAGGATTTAAGTTAAACAAATCCTTACATTCGTTTAATCATCCTAACCAAATGTCAACTTACAAATCGCTAACTGATCTTGAGATCTTCGTTCTGATGCAGGAGGGAGATAAGTTCGCCTTCGAGGAAATTTACGAGCGCTTTAATGGTTTGTTATACATTTACGCCTGTAAAATGGTAAGCAATAGGGAGGATGCCCGTGATATTGTGCAGGAGATTTTTGTTTACCTGTGGAGCAACCCAAATATTCAGATCAAAACGCAACTTTCATCTTATTTATATACTGCGGTTCGCTACAAGGTTTTCGATTGGTTGGACAAAAATAAATCGCGGTCGAATTATTTGCAATCGCTGACAGATTTTGCAGAGAAAGGCGATTATGTAACGGATAATTACATTCGTGAAAGAGAATTTGCTTCGCTAATTGAGAAAGAAGTAAGCTTGCTGCCGCCGAAGATGAGATTGATTTTTGAAATGAGCAGGCAACAGCACCTTACCCAAAAACAAATTGCAGAAATTCTTCAATTGTCAGACAAAACAGTTAAAAAACAAATGAGCAATGCGCTTAAGGTTTTAAGATTAAAATTAACTTCGTTTTTGTTGCTGGCTGTTATAGTTTTAATCCGTTAACCGTTGACTGAAGTCAACGGCAATGGAGTTCTATTCCTTGCTAATTTACCGTTGGCTAAAGCCGAACGGCAATGAGGGGCGATGTGCAGGTTTATTCCTCGCTATTCCATTGCCGTCAGTTTCAACTGACGGGATACTAAAGCCGAACGGCAATGAGGGGCGATGTGCCGGTTTATTCCTTGCTATTCCATTGCCGTCAGTTTCAACTGACGGGAGACAGATTTAAAGCTTTTTTGCAGGAAACTCGTTTTATAAACCCGACACTGTGGATACCGGCCTCGAGTGTAAGGCCTGCAGGCGTATGAGCAGGTGGCGGGAGGAAACATTAAAATGAAATGCTGTCTTTGCTTTTCTAAAAAAAAGAATAAATCTGCCGTGGTTGGTATGGCTATTTCTGGGATTACGAGTGGGATTCTTCACTACGTTCAGGATAACAGGCGAAAAATAAAAAATATTTTCATTCCATCTACTACCTGGCGCCTGCTCAACCTACTTGTATTTAATTAGCCAAATATTTTGAAGTAATGAGTAAACAGGAAGTTGAAAAACTTTTAGAAAAGTACCGGAGCGGACTTTGTACTGAAGCTGAAAAGGCTTTGGTAGAATCGTGGCACTTGAAAGCGCTTTCGAACAGAGATTCTGACTTAAATCATGCAGAGTTGATCGATGCACGGAAGCAAATCTGGACTGCGATTCAGGATGAAACAGCAATAAATTCGGGAATAAAAAATAGGCTGTGGCTAAAGCTGGCTGCTGCTGCGATGGTACTTTTCTTTATCGGCTTTGTGATTAAGAGGCAGCTATACGATAACATCGGCACTAAGCCCGAAATTACGAAAAATCAAGATCCGATTATCCGTCCCGGTGGTAACAAGGCCACCTTAACTTTAGCCGATGGCTCTAAAATTTCGCTTACCGATGCCTCTAACGGTGTTATTGCCAAGCAGGCCGGAATAAACATTACCAAAACCAAAAACGGCGAGCTCATTTATACTGTTGCTTCTGTTTCTAACAACAGAAATTTATATAACACCATCGAAACGCCCCGCGGAGGGCAATATCAAATCAACTTGCCCGATGGTACAAGGGTTTG from Pedobacter endophyticus includes:
- a CDS encoding ArsR/SmtB family transcription factor, with translation MDQVEVFKALSNKTRLQILNWLKQPAENFPEQPNADFENVGVCVGQIQTKAGLSQSTISEYLAILQRADLVSATRVGQWTYYKRNEAGLKKLNEIITTEL
- a CDS encoding HIT family protein; translated protein: MTIFSKIVAGEINAHVVAETVEYLAFLDIQPLTAGHVLVIPKIEVDYIFDMDEDLYVGLWMFAKIVAKGLKTAFPCEKVGVSVVGLEVPHAHIHLIPMNHVNDMNFSKEKLKPTEEELAEAAEKIRQALLEE
- a CDS encoding pirin family protein → MSNISLIIEERPANIGNFMVGRLLPFREKRMVGPFAFIDHMGPAAMNDHENLDVPPHPHIGLSTLTFLFEGEIEHKDSLGTDVIIKPGQVNWMTSGSGIVHSERTPEYLRHTDKLLHGLQIWVALPKALEQMEPEFFHVDDQDIPSWEQDNVSIKLIAGEAFGKKSPVPVYCPLYFLEIKSTERQKLNIGDNLFGESALYILEGGIESDGHLFEPRLILIANDAKLCEFTMLENTTVYIFGGNPFPEERFIYWNFVASEKELIEKAKQNWLEQKFKSVPGETDFVPLPNQNPYLKK
- the greA gene encoding transcription elongation factor GreA, producing MTEVTYYTQEGLDKLKEEVHYLTTTGRQLISKAIAEARDKGDLSENAEYDAAKEAQGLHEAKIAKLKNTLANARLIDESKLDLSKVLALSIVKIKNVKNGATMTYQLVAESEADLKTGKISVKSPIAQGLLGKSVGEFAEIEVPAGKMQFEVLEISR
- a CDS encoding RNA polymerase sigma factor; translation: MSTYKSLTDLEIFVLMQEGDKFAFEEIYERFNGLLYIYACKMVSNREDARDIVQEIFVYLWSNPNIQIKTQLSSYLYTAVRYKVFDWLDKNKSRSNYLQSLTDFAEKGDYVTDNYIREREFASLIEKEVSLLPPKMRLIFEMSRQQHLTQKQIAEILQLSDKTVKKQMSNALKVLRLKLTSFLLLAVIVLIR
- a CDS encoding NADH:flavin oxidoreductase, with the translated sequence MNTDSLFKPFSLKTLNTKNRIVMAPMTRSFSPDGIPTDDVAAYYAKRAAGQVGLILSEGTVINRPSSSADPNIPHFYGEQALAAWQKVINSVHTAGGQMGPQIWHQGIMENHPSGWLPGTPFEGPSSLNKPGFENGVAMNDAAIADTIAAFGQAAADAKALGFDTVEIHGAHQYLIDQFFWDGTNNRTDIYGGKTLAERTRFAVEVIKEVRKRVGDDFALIIRLSQFKPAAYDFKLAKNETEMEQWLTPLADAGVDIFHCSQRRFWEPEFEGSDLNFAGWAKKVTGKATISVGSVGLDGDFFGAFAGQSSQPSSLDELVRRMDRGDFDLVAVGRPLLADPNWVEKIKNNRTDELKGFSKEALAELV